The DNA sequence TGTCTCCTAATTCCGAGTTCCTCAGAGCCTCATATGAGAGAAGCTGACCTCCTCTGGTCCTTTATCCCACGCCAGCCGAGGGATGTGGAGAGGTTTGCCCTTGCAGGGAAGTGGCCGGGGCGCGCTCGACCGTGAATGCGGGGTACTTGGTGTATCCTTGCCGCTTTCTTTTGGAGCACCCTTGAAGGCTGGAGCTCCCCCGGATTTCTTGGTGATGTAATGGGGGccgtgggggtggtgtgcaGTAGAGATATCACAGATGCTATGACAGCGCAAAAAAAACGTCTCAAGTTCCAAACATCTACAAGACAGCCTCAAAATCTTTTTCCAGTGTTTGGACACGACCAACGTCCGCCGCTTCTTTAACATGTGCACCAGCTTCCTATTCTGGCGCCAACGCTAAACCCCCGCCATGTCACTTTCACAGCGCTTCAACCGAGGGAAGCCGCTCTCTCTGCCCCGCACTCTGGGCGTTGCAGCCCCGGACAAACGGTGCAGGGTAATGCCGGTTGAGCGATTGACCAATCAGAAGCTCGCTAAATCCCTCGGCAACGCTCCACACCACTGAAATGTCGCCGTCGACCAGAACCTCCATGACGCCGAACCGTGACCCGGACAACCTGAAGCTCCTGCTCTTTAACCATAGCCATACCCGGTAGCACCGGCACGCCATCGCTCCCGAATTCCACAAAGAAATAACGCCGGCCGATCCGTTTCCACCTTTACTCAGCAGTTGTCCCGTAGCTGGTCAGCTAGCTCGACCGTACTCGACCCCGACATCGGCAGCATTGCAGAGCAGACTGTGTGTCCAAGCCATATCTTTTTAACACGGCATCTTCCTTTTGTATGTCTTAGCTGGTCTGGCTTTGGATACCCGGAGAAACTCAACACACCTACCTTTGTTTCTTGGCTTACCACACCTCCGATGCTGCGCACCATTCTCCCCAGCGTCCCCCGGCGGACCCTGACTGCACGGCTAACCTCCGCCTTGTCTTCCGGATCAGCTAGGGCGCACGCCGTTCGCTCCCTATCTACAACTGCGGTCACCAGAATGTCTTCTCTCCCACCAGCAAACCCACCACTGACCACGACGTCAGCTTTTGAGGCCTACCAGCTCTTGCCCGAGGCGCAAAAGGCCGGAGCGGCCGAAGATGCCTTATTCGAAGCTCAAGTCAAGGAGGTTGAAGCCTGGTGGGCTTCTTCCCGTTTTGAGGGCATCAAGCGCGACTGGACAGCCGCCGATGTCGTGAGCAAGCGCGGCTCCCTCCAGCAAAACTACCCCAGCTCCGTCATGGCGCGCAAGCTATGGAACCTCGTCCGTGAGCGCGAAGCTGCTGGCAAGCCCATCCACACACTGGGCGCCATCGACCCTATCCAGATGACACAACAAGCGCCGCATCAGGAGGTCCTCTACATCTCTGGCTGGGCCTGCTCCTCGCTCTTGACGACCACCAACGAGGTTTCCCCTGACTTTGGCGACTACCCTTACAACACGGTTCCCAACCAGGTCCAGCGCCTGTTCAAGGCGCAAAGCATGCACGACCGCAAGCACTGGTTCCTGCGCTCCAAGATGAGCCCCGAGGAGCGCGCAAAGACCCCTTACACCGACTACCTCCGCCCCATTATTGCCGATGGCGATACCGGTCACGGTGGTTTGACCGCCGTCATGAAGCTGGCCAAGCTCTTTGCTGAGAACGGCGCGGCGGCGGTGCACTTTGAGGACCAGATGCACGGCGGTAAGAAGTGCGGGCATTTGGCTGGCAAGGTTCTCGTCCCAACGAGCGAGCACATCAACCGCCTCAAGGCTGCCCGGTTCCAGTGGGATGTCATGGGAACTGAAAACTTGGTGATCGCCCGTACCGACTCGGAGAGCGGCAAGCTTATTTCGTCATCTATTGATGTCCGTGATCACGAGTTCATCCTCGGTGTTGCGGACCCCTCTGTTGGGTCTCTTGCCGAAACGCTGGCTTCGATGGAAGCAAAGGGTGCCTCTGGTTCAGAGATTGACGCCTTTGAGGCCCAGTGGGTCAAGTCAACCAAGCTGGTCACCTTTGACGAGGCTGCCGTTGCCCACTTTGAGAAGCATGGCGTGCCCCAGGAGAAAATTGCAGGGTACCAGTCTGCCGTCAAGGCTGACAGGGACATGGGCATTTCTGAGCGCCGCAAGCTTGCCTCGTCGATTACCACTGATGCCCCTGTGTACTGGGACTGGGATGTCCCCCGCACCCGTGAGGGCTTCTACCACTTCCGCAACGGCATGAACGCTGCTACCAAGCGTGCGTTGGCTTTTGGTCCCTATGCCGACCTTCTCTGGGTTGAGACTGGTGACCCGAATGTGCAGGTGGCTAAGGATCTTGGTCAGGCTGTCAGGTCGGTCTACCCTGGCAAGGGGCTGGTGTATAACCTCAGCCCCTCGTTCAACTGGATGGCGCATGGGTTTACCCCCGAGACGCTCAGAAGCTTCATCTGGGATATTGCCAAGGAGGGGTTTGTCCTTCAGCTTGTCAGCTTGGCTGGTCTGCACAGCACCGCGACAATCAGCAatgagctggccaagaagtTCAAGGAGGATGGCATGGCTGCTTATGTGGAGCTTGTTCAGAgaagggagaaggagttgggtgttgatgttttgaCACACCAAAAATGGAGCGGTGCTAGCTACGTTGATGCTGTGTTGGGCCATATTCAGAGTGGCAGCTCAGGGAGTAAGAGTATGGGTGAGGGGAATACGGAGGGGCAGTTTGAGTAGGATAGGTGACTGTTAATAAAAggggtgaagaggttggaggacCGTGTATGTACAGGAGGCATTTGCAAGCATATTGCATAAAGAGGGCGTTTTTGGCTATGGCATCTTTCGACTTCAATCTCAACATGATACCAACTAAACACAAAATCAAGTCATCACATTGTATTGGTACATCAGATCATCTATCATGTATCATCAAAGCCTGCAGAATCTTACAAGCTGTCCTTGGAGGCGTTGTTCACGGGCGCCGGGGCAGCCGGGCCCTCGGGGGTGACATACGCCTTGGTCAtaccaccatccaccacaaaGTCATGACCGT is a window from the Podospora pseudocomata strain CBS 415.72m chromosome 6, whole genome shotgun sequence genome containing:
- the ICL2 gene encoding mitochondrial 2-methylisocitrate lyase (COG:C; EggNog:ENOG503NU9G); its protein translation is MLRTILPSVPRRTLTARLTSALSSGSARAHAVRSLSTTAVTRMSSLPPANPPLTTTSAFEAYQLLPEAQKAGAAEDALFEAQVKEVEAWWASSRFEGIKRDWTAADVVSKRGSLQQNYPSSVMARKLWNLVREREAAGKPIHTLGAIDPIQMTQQAPHQEVLYISGWACSSLLTTTNEVSPDFGDYPYNTVPNQVQRLFKAQSMHDRKHWFLRSKMSPEERAKTPYTDYLRPIIADGDTGHGGLTAVMKLAKLFAENGAAAVHFEDQMHGGKKCGHLAGKVLVPTSEHINRLKAARFQWDVMGTENLVIARTDSESGKLISSSIDVRDHEFILGVADPSVGSLAETLASMEAKGASGSEIDAFEAQWVKSTKLVTFDEAAVAHFEKHGVPQEKIAGYQSAVKADRDMGISERRKLASSITTDAPVYWDWDVPRTREGFYHFRNGMNAATKRALAFGPYADLLWVETGDPNVQVAKDLGQAVRSVYPGKGLVYNLSPSFNWMAHGFTPETLRSFIWDIAKEGFVLQLVSLAGLHSTATISNELAKKFKEDGMAAYVELVQRREKELGVDVLTHQKWSGASYVDAVLGHIQSGSSGSKSMGEGNTEGQFE